The region CgccatattttaaatttacaacCGCATGGCAGTGTTTATACATACGGTATACCACATTATACACTTACTGTAGATAATGTATAAACCTtctataaaagtgtataataatatataaaagggCCGTTTCAGGTAATATTAGAAATATGAGCCatttcgggtaaatattttctccaaataaacatagagtgttattttgttttccctcaaatttttaagaaaaatattttctcctattttAAGAAGATATTTTTAAAGATATTTAGTGCTACCAAACAAGGGaaaatagaaaaacattttccgaaaAACAGTTCCCATCACACAAACACACCTAAATTGCTATTTTAGAACGTAGAGGGACGAATTAGAAAAACCTCCCATTTACGCATACGTGATACGTCCATCTCTTTCCCTCCTTATTTCTCGAATTTGGTGCGTAAATCCAGCATAGACACACTACTTCTCCAATCTAGGCCAAAGCATTGATTTTTCTCCATTCTATAGCAaattcccccccaaaaaaatcatcACTTAATGGAAACCTTCAGCAAGCAACTCGAGCAGATACAAACATTATATTTAAAGTAACAATACAGTACAATAGGtgacaaccatccaaacaagcagCGGTGAAACCAAAATTTTCGCTAAGAGGGTTCAAAATACGTAAAAGTAATAATATTTCACAAAGGgagttcaacatctactaaatatacataaaaaataattttaaccatacATAAACAATATAATTTTTCGCCAAAGAAGGTTCATCATACCTGGCTCCGCCCCTGTCAAACAAGTTGTTAAAGCCAAAGAGCTCATTtgaaatttcattaaaaaaaacaagGGTAAATTGCCACATTTTAAAACTTACAGGAGCAAATTCAAAAAACTTTCCTATTTACACACAGGTCCCTCTCCTTCCCTCCTTATTTCTCGAATTTTGGCGCGTAAATCCAAACCCTAAAACTTTgattttctcccaaaaaaatCATCACTTCAATTAGCAAAATCCTTAAAAATGGAAACTTTCAAAGAGCAATTAGAGCAGATAGAAACAATTTTATCATCGAATAAACAGTTAGCTTACTCAACGTTGCTTCATCTCCAGCAACAATCCGGTACTGATCCTTCTCTCGTTCGATTGCTAGCCGATTCGTGTTCTATTATCGTGCCCTATATTATCGTTGACATCTCCGATAACGATGAGGAAATGTGAGTTTCTTCAACATATCTTATACTCCCTCCTGTTGTCCGCTTAGCTATTTGCAtactccttaagaaaatactaaatcTTAGGctaaaataggtaatttgactaaattactcctaattaaatagtctcttgagccgagggtcttccggaaatagcctctctatcttccgagatgagggtaaggtctgtgtataTTTTATCCTCTCTAGatcccacattgtgggatttcactgggtatgttgttgttgttgtccgcTTAGCCATTTGTacactccttaagaaaatactaaatcTTAGGctaaaataggtaatttgacttaattactcctaattaaatagtctcttgagccgagggtcttccgaAAATAGCCTCTCTATCTTCCGAGATgagggtaaggtctgtgtacattttaccctcctcagaccccacattgtgggatttcactgggtatgttgttgttgttgtccgcTTAGCCACTTGTACActccttaaaaaaatactaaatcttAGGctaaaataggtaatttgactaaattactcATAATTAAATAGTCCTATAACTTGGCCGAGGGTCTTCCCCAAATAGCCTCTCTATCTTCCGAGACGTGGGTAAGAAGTCCGTGTAcattttaccctccccagaccccacattgtggaatttcactgggtatgttgttgttgttgtccgcTTAGCCATTTGTacactccttaagaaaatacCAAATCTTAGGctaaaataggtaatttgactaaattactcATAATTAAATagtctcttgagccgagggtcttagGAAATAGCCTCTCTATCTTCCGAGATGGGGTAAGGTACGTATGCATTTTACCTTTCCCGGACCCGCACATCGCGGGATTTCAGCTtccgggtatgttgttgttgttgttacttctaattaaataggtattgaaaTTTGATCGCTTAACACTTACTTCCcccattccataataagtgacttTTTAAGTTTATGCATACCCCTTAAGAAAGTGCTCACTCCTACAAAATTAGAagtatttttactaacttacccctaattaaatgcctagaaaaagaaaagcttaatgattcttgattatgtaaataagggtcattttggaagaaggagatcaatttcttcttgaaatcataaagcaccacttattttgaaataaaatgaaaaatctaaaaagttacttattatggaatggagggagtaataaaggtaaatctgaaaaaataaggttaattttttcttgatttggtaagttggacactctttttttaaaccaaaaaataaaggctaagtTGACACTCTTTTTCAACTGGAGGGAGCACATTTTTggctttttgagagtcaaacaagaaaatctttgaCCGGGGTTTATTTGTTTgtcctttaaatattttaaattgttaattgttGTGACTCATAGTAGAGTACTTCTTATGTAGTTTCTaactatgtaaattatttttcaaaaaaatttagagATTGTATGTTCGAATTcacattcaaaataaagaagtttgactctcgaaattcgaACTATGTCATATTTATGTGATACAATTCGGATTCCGAGAGTCAAATACGAAAATTTTTGCCAGCAATTTATTCGTGTgacctttaaatattttaaattgttaattattgtgattcATAGGagagtactttttatgtagtttctaaatatgtaaattattttttcaaaaaacttagcTAGCGTTTGGCCGTAGATTTTggatcagattttgaaaatctatcTTTAAAAAtctgtttggccatagattttggatcatattttgaaaatctgtcttcaaaatattttcaagtttttggatttttggaCTTCCAAtcacaaaacttcaaattttttttgggtaaaatgcatgtccaaacacaacttcaaaaactcaaattttcaagtttcaagtttcaacttcaAAACCTATGGCCAAACAGGAGCTTAGAGATTGTATGTCCAAATTCACGGTtaaaataaagaagtttgactctcgaaatcctaactatgtcatataaattgggacggacgGAGGCAGTAgtagtttaaaaaattagttAACTTTTACACTAGTAGTGTGAATTAAGTTGTTTGATTGTTCAGTCTTTTTTACATTGACATGTGTATGAAAATTGGacatttttttgtttctttctaaATTATTACATCTTTGCTTTGATAATTTCAAAAGCTGATGTGGTTTTGGTTCCTCAAAATTGTAGTGCTGCTCAGGCTTTGAAGTGCTTGGGATTTATGATATACCATCCATCTATAGTTGAATCAATCAAAGGttctttcttttgccttttttatttttttagtattCTCTGTTTTTGGTTAGTAACAACCCCTTGTAGTTGCTCATGTGAACTCTCAAAGGAGGCATCCTAGGTTAGTTCCTCCATTTCAAAATGCTGGATGCTTTAAACTTCAGGGCTTAAATTGACCAATTGTAGGAGTAAAAATTAGATGTAGATAaagttgttctttgaaaatgatTAGAGATTTAGCAACCTCATGACACAGAACACACAACAAAGTTCCCacaagttggaaaatattagtCCCATTATTAAAGAGGAGGTCAAAACTTAGCGTACTCGACTATCGAAATGTGTGAAGTGACAAACACTTCGGGAGAGAGATTAAAACGAGAAAAACTTCTATTTCTGGATCAGTTGGATTTAAGGAAGTACAACAACAGCAGCATACccagtgtagtcccacaagtggggtctggggagggtaggatgtacgcagaccttacccctacctttgtggggtagagaggctgtttccgatagactctCGGctcgaaagaaaagaaaaagattcgAAGCATGGTATCCATAAAAATATGGCAACATAATAGTAAGATAAAAAGCAAATGAAACAATAGATTACTAATACATAGCGAGGAGAAGAAACTACGCGATTACTTACtaatactactaataataaaaaCAATCAGCTACCTGCTAAACTTCTAGCCTAATTCGCGACCTCCACACCTTCCTATGtagggtcatgtcctcagtaatTTAAGGAAGTACAAGATATAAGGAAAAAAAGTTCACCTTGAATTCTTGCCAAATTTATTAAAGAAATAAAGCAAGGCGAATATGTTGAAGCTAACGagtatctttttttctttttctgatgtTATTCATACAAAGCTACATGTATGAGTTATTCATTTAGTGCTACTGTGCAAGTATTCTTGGGATAGATTCAGAATTCTGGAGCTAATGTATGACTAAATTTAGGTGATGATGCCAGGGCTATTGTTGACTCTCTCGTTGAGGTCATTACAACCACCAAGATTAAGGTATTCTGAACTTCTTGTGAGGCAACAAAGTAGTGTATGTAAGACAGCCTTTGCTACGAAATATGCTTCGAGAATTTGACTTGTAGCTATTGTTAATTGCAGTCTGTTTGCAACTTGGGTGTCTGGTGTATATCAATGCAGCAGTTTAACTCATCGCTTTTAGATGCAAATTTCCAGTCTTTGCTGAAGGCAATTACTTATGCCCTTGACAATCCTATTGGTTCTCTTTCAATCACATTTGAGGCGATGCAGGTATAGCTGGTTACATTGTGCAATGATATGTCTAACTTAATGCTGTGTAAAGTCGGGATCTTGTCAGGAGAGTTCAAACTCTTGTTGCTACTGCCTGCAACAGCATACACGTCAATACTGGTTGTGAAATAGTCATGGAACTTAGAAGTGGAGGAACAACTCTTTCAAACATTTGTTTTATGAAACATTTGTATGAGCAGGATTTATTCAGAGACATATATCCGGGATAAAAAATAGTTGTCTTTTGAATTTGTATCTGGTGTAAATGCAgtgtcatggaaaatatggagcAATATATGAACTTTCTAGAAGAGATAGGAGATTTGTAGTTTGTCGTGTCAGTGGTGGTAGTCGGGCTTTTGTATCCTGTACCATCTTggtacttttttttgttttttttgttttaataaaatattaacttatcaaaaaaaaaaaaaattcttctagaATGTAAAAGGAAGAAACTTCCACTTGAAATCGGGATGGTCTTACTGCTTCTTAAGACATATGTGCTGAATAAGAGTCGTTGCCTTCTCTTTTACTGAATAACAGACAAAAACTATGTAGCTTTTCcccatttttttattaatttggaaggAGTATAATGTCTGTTTTTGTTGAATACAGCTTGGATTATTCTCATGATACTGTAATGAGAAAAGAAATAGAACgagatagctataaaagaaatagaacaagataGCTATAGTTTTATACCTAAATAGTAACAGAATCAGaattacaacacaacaacatacccagtgtgatcccacaagtggggtctggggaacAGAATCAGAAttgcaatataaaaaaaaattgttctggACTCCTCTTTGTACATTATAGTCTATAAGTCAAATGTGCGACGgataattttggattttcatgcatatataaGAAATGATCAGGAGTAAGAATACAGTGTGGTTTTTTAATATGTAACCTTCAGCTGAATACCTGtatctacacacacacatgtatatatatgttacgtatgtatatgtgagtgtgtatgtgtgtgtttgtgtataTTTATCTCAATTATAAATCATTACCGCTGGTACATGTCATGTCTGGTTATCTCTGTGATTATACTACTATAGGCTGTAATGAAGTTGGCGAGCACATCAGCTCAAAATATGAGAGCCATGTCAAACATATGGGCTCCTTCAGTCTATAGAAGACTTGTCAGCGGCGATAAAAGGGAAAAAGACATTTCAGAACGTTGTTTACAAAAAATCTCTAGTGTGATATGTCCTCCACCAGAAATTCTCTCTAAGGTAGCAGATGGTATTTTCTTCTTATATTTCTTGTCTGTGTTAATCTGCTTTGTTTCTTATGTTTCCTGAGGAGATAAAAAGTGTGCATCTACAGTATTACGTATATCAACCTAATCTACAGAATAAAAAGCTATCAGTAACTAAATTTTACCATGTTCGTAGAATTACTGCATGACTGATCCACGTAGCACAGTCAAAAGTGTATACGTAAAATATGAGGGCTTTTTATAAAAGGCTGACATTTTTATTTGTAGAAGGGCTATAATTCATGTTAACTCTTAGGTGATATGTTTTATCTAACTTTTTTTCTTATGCCTCGTAAACAGGCCCTTGTCATAGATTTGAAGAAAACTTTGCTTTTGACGATGGAGGAGCTGCTGAACCAAGGCTTGAAGATTCAAACTCTACAAGTATGGGGATGGTTTATGCGTCTACTTGGACCTTATGGAATGAAACATAAGCATTTGGTCAACAAATTACTTAAAATTCCAGAACAAACTTTTACGGACCTTGATCCACAGATTCAGAGTGCTTCACTGGTATGCTGTTCATTCATCTAAGTTTGACACATCAATTCCAGATAATTAATGTGACTTGGTCAAGCAAAAGTCTGTCCTAGTATTTGATTTCTAATCATGGGATTCAATAGCCGCTGACTATTAATGGGATATGTCCAATCCTCAATCCTTATTTATGAGTACCTGCTGAAAAAGCAGTAGTTTGTTTGCACTACAAATACTGCATCACTGACACTGTTAACATTTCTACCAGACTCTTAATATTAAAATGATTATATCAACATTATATGATGTCAATATCCTAGCTTATAATTGTTTAATATTTACAAAACTTTTATGAACATTGATTAGCATCTACCTATGTTCTGGTGTTAACAGTCAAGTGGCCAACCCAAATTTCTGCATTATTCTATTTAGTTGGAAATTTCTGTTCTTACAGTCATTTCTTAGCTATCAAGAAGATAATCCAATGTGATACCTCCCTTCCTTAGATCGCGTTCATAAGCTTAGTACATTGGGCTGCCCTCTTTAGTTAAGTAAATTCTTATCTTTTAGATTTGCTTGCTCGAATTAATAAAAAGCTTATGAAATTGAAAGTTAAGAAATAAATTCTTCTGATTTTGTTAGATTTGTTCGGTTGAAGTAATAGAAAAAACCTATTAAAATGAACCAACTTTAAGTAATGCTTTTACCAAGGTACAGTTTGCAAATCCATCCATGAATGATTGATTTGAGAGAGCATTCTAGAATTTCATAAAAGAGATCAAGTTTATCATTACATCCCCTTGGGCGCGGCCCTTCCGCGGACCCTGTGTTAATGAGGGATGCTTTGGGCACCGggctgtctttttttttttttttttaagaaaaaaagaaaattcacgAGTAAATGCAAATTCAGCCATTAATAATTGATTTGAGAAAGAACTCTATTATATTATCCTGATAAATCATAAAAGACAGTGAGTTCGTCAATTGAATTTGAAATTCTTTTAAATTAACCTTCTACTATTTACTTATTGTGTTATTCAACTTTTTACTTAAATAGCATACTTGTATTTTGAGTGTCACATGACAAGTTTGGTGTAAGAAATTTTTTCCTCCTATAGCACATATCAGGGGTTATCTGAATACCATACAGTTTTTATTAGCTATAGTTTGGAGACTACTCAATTTGTTATAGTGCCATCAAgtcttttactttctttttttttttggccaaacCCATGGGGGGCCCCTAGTGGTCGCCAAAATCTTTCACTTAAACACCTCAATTAAGCcttgtttcatttagacacctaTGGTAGGGCCCGACTGtgccatttagacactttttgctgaCTTGGCATAGTTAGACACCTATGGTAGGGCCCGACTGtgccatttagacactttttgctgaCTTGGCATAGTGAGTGTGATACACTCATTAGTGGCGCGTGAACGACTTTATTtagtcaatttttattttattttttctcttcttcttcttctccttttttcccACCATTTCCCCAAGCTTAAACTCCTTCAACGGAGGTTCTAAAATCATGTGTTTTATCTTCTTTCCTCACCTTCATTGTTGCCACTATTTGCACCTTTTGATACGATTTTTAAGAAACCCAATTTCTTGCTCTGTCTcctaataaaaagaaaaagaaaatcaaaggagttcatcaaaacaccattaatgggTTCTTTAGAAAGCTTGAAGATTTAAAATGGGTCTTtatttgatgaaaattttgagaaattaatgTTGGGGTTGTCTTCGGGTCTTTGTGGGGAATCTTTAGATGAAGTTATAACAAATTTGGAggagtttttcttgaaattttggattgaaatCATGGTTGGAACAAGAACACACATGAAGATGGTGAAGAACACCTTTTGTGGTAATAATGTGTAGCGTTtagaaaatagatttttttttttttaaaaactactccctccgtttcaatttatgtgaacccatttgactaggcacggagtttaagaaaatagagaagacttttaaacttgtggtgttagatgagtcacatatattttatgtggctataaatcattgcataaaggtaaattatttccaaatatagaaagaagtCATtcttttggcacggactaataaggaaataggttcacataaattgaaacagagggagtattagtttttactcaaaatttattttttatattaaatagttttttcttataatttattttaaaattattattttgcacTAAATGCCACATGTCCTCTTTTAATTAGTCATTATGCCACGTCACTCGCGAGTGTATTACACACACTTTGTAATTTTAGTTGATTGTCAAAAAAGTGTCTAATCGGAACAAATTCAATGTAGTCTGAGTGCTCAATGGGTACAAGGCTTAGTTGAGGTGTTTAAGGGAAAGATCTTGGCGACCACAAGGGGTCCCCGATGGTTTTGGCCTTTTTTTTGTTGCAGGAAGTTCAGCACCTTGTGCCATTTTTCctaattgttttatttttcaaaagaaaaagcaaataGAGTGCTTCCGCTAACTCAACTTATTGAAAAACTGCGGTATGTTTAAAAATGGATGCCTTATTTCTGCAGGTTGCCTGGGAAGGTTTCATTGATGCTTTAACCTGCTCACAACTTCATGCTCCAGAAAGCAATGCACTTGTAAAGAATTCTACGGATCAAACGGTATTCAAAAGAAGTAATCCAACTGAATCTGATGGGTTTTCCAAAAAGATTAAACTTGTGATGACGCCCCTGATTGGAATCATGTCTAGTAATTGTGATGCATCTGTCCATGTATCCTGTCTGAATACATGGTCTTATTTTCTGTATAAGCTCGACAATTTAGCCAGCTCCAGTTTGGTGGTTAAAACAGTTTGGGAGCCCATCTTGGAAGTTGTCATCAAGGTTGGACCTGTCAATAAAAATATATGGTCATGGAGTTTCTGCATTGAGCTGCTCGATAATTTTATTTCAGCAGGAAACAAAGATGTAAATAGTAAGTTAACTGATCAGAAAGCTGATCGGTTATTTATAAGTTCCATTGCGAAACTTCCAGAATCTGCAAAATGCTCATGGAAGTACTATCCAATTAAATGGTCACCTTTGGATCTTGGTAACTTGGAGTTTTTCCTAAACACGATTCATCGTCTGATCACGAAAGGGTCAAATATTATTCTGTCCCATGAAGTCAGGACAGTGATGTACGATGCTGCCTCAAGCTTGTTTCGATCTCTTCTGACATCTGTTAAACATTTCTTGAAGTCTGACCTTATAACTTATGACGAGGTTATCTTATCTTTGAATATGATGTTAAAGTTGTTGAAGAGTATATATGATAAGATGCATTCAAGGGATGGTGGTATAGATGATCTGCTACCACTTTTACTTCAGCTTTTGGAGGCTTTCGTTGAAGAATTAGAACCATCAACATTGCAATCCCCTCTTTACAAGGTGGCACTAGACTTAAATATTGAGACGTCAGAGCCAGTCTATAGATTCAAAAGTGCAAAGATACCAGATATCTGCTTTATGAATTATAAGGAGAAGGTATCACCAGTTGCATATATTACTTTTCTGTATTTCCATGCAGTGACCAAGTCAACAATGAAAGCACCTGATTATGACATAGTCGAAGGGATACACAGATATGTCAAGTTTTTGCTATCTTCATACGAACCTTTGGAAATTCTCCATCTCTTTGTTACTTTACTATACACAGAGAAGATGCCTCAATGGTTTGAGATCTGGGTAGCTCTGGCAAATTGTCTGAAAGATTATTTAGATAATAATAGCTTTCTCTCACCTGGTTATGCTACAATAATACATTTTCTGTGCTATCCATTTGCTGCATCTTCTTTCTCTAATGTGCATTTCAGCCTTCAGCAAGTTATTGGAGTATGGAGACCACTTTATGTTTCTCTTAGTGGGGCATCAGAAATTGGTTTTCCTACTCTTACTGAGGACCTGTACTCAATGTTCTGTTCATATTTCAATGAAACATTGACCAATGGTGATCTTGTCACTAAACCTCAGTCAAGTGTAAAGGGTCAGGATATTGGTGCTCTCTTATTGTTTGGAGAAGCGATGATATGTGCTGTAGAACAAGCTTCTTTGACAGCAAAATCTAAAGATAAAGAGAGTGAAAGTTGGAGATCCGGCAATATCAAGAGTAGCTTGGAATTCGCTTCCTGGTGAGCACATGCTACTATAAAATTTCTAGTTACTGGAGCAATTACTATGATGCCCTTGAGGTGGACTGATAGTTTAGTAAAAGCAAAGTCCTCCTGCCAAGTCAAAATATGCTGCTCCATAGAAAACTTAGAACTTACAAATTCATTAAAATGTGCTTATGCAATTGGAAGCTCTACAGGTGAGATGATTTGGTTGAAAAACAGGTGACCAATGTGCTTCATAAAGAACACTTGGGAGTTTGACAGCCTTATGAGTTTGACAGCCTTATTTTGATTGCAACTCTATTTTTCGTTTTCCTCCATTACTTTGTTAAAGTAAATGAccagttttctttttttctttctttgcacCTTTGCTTTCTGAGTAGAAGCCAGCAACACTATAACATGTCTGGGGATAAGTTGTTAATGGTGTCCTCGGCAAATATCACTCATGtcagaaaaaaaatattgcaaGTCTTAAAGTGATACAAACGGCACTGTCATGTACCATCTgcttaaaaaaacttttttgtCGATCAATAAACTTAAGCAAGAAGACAGTTGATGAAAGAGTAGGAGATCAGGATTTGCCTGCATTTAGTGACTTATTTGATAATTGAAAACTGTGGAGTAGGCTTAGATAAGCTTTATTCTGCACGTACTTCAAATATCTACATGTTTCTTATGCATCCACTGCTTCTGCAGTTTCATGAAGCTATCTTGGGTAAAGGATGAAATTAATGCATCAACCAGCCTCATTTCCTCAAGGTAATGACTCCTCCTAACTTACTAGTTTCTTCAAGTTAATTACTTGTATGGTCATCCAAGTATTGAAATTTACCTAGTAAAGTCACTTCTATATCTCTTATAACAATAAAAACTCATGTTTGGAGTTATATCCCACAAAATCACTTTAGCTAGAAAAGTCAGTTTTCTCACCGGAAAAGCCTCGGGTATTTGAACTGCTACTCCTTTCAAGACTCAAGAATCATTTTTCTTAAAGCTGACTTTACTAGGTGATTTCCAAAGATGTGTACCATATGTGCTAACTATGTTAGTTTCAGGCTGCTATCGTCACTGATTCACTTTATTGATTGCTTGCACCTGGAGAAGGATATAACATTATTCATTGAGGTTTGTACTTAAGACTCTCTTCTGTATATACATCTGTGGTGCCATTAGATCCTATTCTTGAGGTGGAAAATATGTATACACTATTCCTATAAACTATGTTGATATGTTATTCTCAAATTGTGAAGAGCCTTCGCCATAGtttctccattttcttcctttccattctaaggTTGCAAGTCATCCCATGCATCATCATTCCATCTTCTAATTATCTCTCCAGTATGTGTGCACTCTAACAATTGGATGATCAGAAGGAAATAGAGACGATTAGCAACAGTATAAAGCTATTACGTAATTTGTTTTCGTGCGTTTCTCTGCTAGTACAGAGGTTTAATTTCTTTATCACTCCTCTCATCAGATTATGACCAGTACTCTGCTACTGTGGTTGTCACATTCCGAAGCTCAAGACAGCAACtgcaaagatcaacttcaacaGTTATGGATTCAAACACTGAACTGTTTGCAGAAAACGCGACCaataataaaattcaattcctcttttcttcaaCTCCAAGAGCCTCTTCTCGAGAAAACTCTTGATCATCCGGATCCCATCATTTCCAACTCTACTATTAACTTCTGGAATTCTACGTATGGAGAACAGATCAAGTTAGATTACCCTCAAAGCTTACTTTCAATCCTCGACAAGCTGTCAAGGAAAGGAAAACTCAAACTCTGCAAAAACAGCCCTTCAGCCAATGATAAGGACATTTCTAATAGATACAAGGCACCAACAACACTGCGTAGGTGCTCAAAACGAGTTGAACTCATGGAGGGGAATGACAAAATGTGTTCAAGTTCAAAACGAAGACATACTGAGCTGACTGAGCATCAAAAAGAAGTGAGAAGAGCACAGCAAGGTCGGGGAATGGATTGTAGCGCACATGGTCCAGGAATCAGGACATATACCAGTGTTGATTTCTCTCAGGGAAATGAAGAATCACAAGAAAGCCAGGACATTAGAGATGCAGACTCCATATTGGAAATGTTGCGCAAACTTAATTAAAAAACTTtagttcaactttatacaatgTTGTAACTTTAATGTTaatgcttgtatatatatatatatatatatatatatatatatatatatat is a window of Lycium ferocissimum isolate CSIRO_LF1 chromosome 12, AGI_CSIRO_Lferr_CH_V1, whole genome shotgun sequence DNA encoding:
- the LOC132039969 gene encoding uncharacterized protein LOC132039969 isoform X2, translated to MQQFNSSLLDANFQSLLKAITYALDNPIGSLSITFEAMQAVMKLASTSAQNMRAMSNIWAPSVYRRLVSGDKREKDISERCLQKISSVICPPPEILSKALVIDLKKTLLLTMEELLNQGLKIQTLQVWGWFMRLLGPYGMKHKHLVNKLLKIPEQTFTDLDPQIQSASLVAWEGFIDALTCSQLHAPESNALVKNSTDQTVFKRSNPTESDGFSKKIKLVMTPLIGIMSSNCDASVHVSCLNTWSYFLYKLDNLASSSLVVKTVWEPILEVVIKVGPVNKNIWSWSFCIELLDNFISAGNKDVNSKLTDQKADRLFISSIAKLPESAKCSWKYYPIKWSPLDLGNLEFFLNTIHRLITKGSNIILSHEVRTVMYDAASSLFRSLLTSVKHFLKSDLITYDEVILSLNMMLKLLKSIYDKMHSRDGGIDDLLPLLLQLLEAFVEELEPSTLQSPLYKVALDLNIETSEPVYRFKSAKIPDICFMNYKEKVSPVAYITFLYFHAVTKSTMKAPDYDIVEGIHRYVKFLLSSYEPLEILHLFVTLLYTEKMPQWFEIWVALANCLKDYLDNNSFLSPGYATIIHFLCYPFAASSFSNVHFSLQQVIGVWRPLYVSLSGASEIGFPTLTEDLYSMFCSYFNETLTNGDLVTKPQSSVKGQDIGALLLFGEAMICAVEQASLTAKSKDKESESWRSGNIKSSLEFASCFMKLSWVKDEINASTSLISSRLLSSLIHFIDCLHLEKDITLFIEIMTSTLLLWLSHSEAQDSNCKDQLQQLWIQTLNCLQKTRPIIKFNSSFLQLQEPLLEKTLDHPDPIISNSTINFWNSTYGEQIKLDYPQSLLSILDKLSRKGKLKLCKNSPSANDKDISNRYKAPTTLRRCSKRVELMEGNDKMCSSSKRRHTELTEHQKEVRRAQQGRGMDCSAHGPGIRTYTSVDFSQGNEESQESQDIRDADSILEMLRKLN
- the LOC132039969 gene encoding uncharacterized protein LOC132039969 isoform X1, with the translated sequence METFKEQLEQIETILSSNKQLAYSTLLHLQQQSGTDPSLVRLLADSCSIIVPYIIVDISDNDEEIAAQALKCLGFMIYHPSIVESIKGDDARAIVDSLVEVITTTKIKSVCNLGVWCISMQQFNSSLLDANFQSLLKAITYALDNPIGSLSITFEAMQAVMKLASTSAQNMRAMSNIWAPSVYRRLVSGDKREKDISERCLQKISSVICPPPEILSKALVIDLKKTLLLTMEELLNQGLKIQTLQVWGWFMRLLGPYGMKHKHLVNKLLKIPEQTFTDLDPQIQSASLVAWEGFIDALTCSQLHAPESNALVKNSTDQTVFKRSNPTESDGFSKKIKLVMTPLIGIMSSNCDASVHVSCLNTWSYFLYKLDNLASSSLVVKTVWEPILEVVIKVGPVNKNIWSWSFCIELLDNFISAGNKDVNSKLTDQKADRLFISSIAKLPESAKCSWKYYPIKWSPLDLGNLEFFLNTIHRLITKGSNIILSHEVRTVMYDAASSLFRSLLTSVKHFLKSDLITYDEVILSLNMMLKLLKSIYDKMHSRDGGIDDLLPLLLQLLEAFVEELEPSTLQSPLYKVALDLNIETSEPVYRFKSAKIPDICFMNYKEKVSPVAYITFLYFHAVTKSTMKAPDYDIVEGIHRYVKFLLSSYEPLEILHLFVTLLYTEKMPQWFEIWVALANCLKDYLDNNSFLSPGYATIIHFLCYPFAASSFSNVHFSLQQVIGVWRPLYVSLSGASEIGFPTLTEDLYSMFCSYFNETLTNGDLVTKPQSSVKGQDIGALLLFGEAMICAVEQASLTAKSKDKESESWRSGNIKSSLEFASCFMKLSWVKDEINASTSLISSRLLSSLIHFIDCLHLEKDITLFIEIMTSTLLLWLSHSEAQDSNCKDQLQQLWIQTLNCLQKTRPIIKFNSSFLQLQEPLLEKTLDHPDPIISNSTINFWNSTYGEQIKLDYPQSLLSILDKLSRKGKLKLCKNSPSANDKDISNRYKAPTTLRRCSKRVELMEGNDKMCSSSKRRHTELTEHQKEVRRAQQGRGMDCSAHGPGIRTYTSVDFSQGNEESQESQDIRDADSILEMLRKLN